The genomic interval ACCTGACGGTCGGCTGACGCGCGCAGGGTCCGCAGGTGGCGCGGTTCGATCCCGTGCTCCGCAAGCTGGGCGGCCAGCCGCACGACATCCGGTGCGCCGGCATCAAGCCGGCCACCCGGCCCAGAACGCAGCAACCCCGCCTGGAGGAGGTCGGCCACGAACGCCGGATCCGCCCCGGTCGCCTCAGCGACCGACTCGGCGGTCCACACCCGCCGCGCACCGTCGTCCACGACGGCGGTGCCACCGGCCAGGCGCGGCGAGGGCCCCGGCGCCGGCTCGCCGGCATCCATCGCCGCGAGCCGTTCCTTGATGACCTTGAGCGGCAGGTAGGAGTCACGCTGTTCGGTGAGCACGAACCGCAGCCGCTCGACGTCGGCGGGGCTGTACTGCCGGTACCCCGCGGGGGTCCGCACCGGGTG from Xylanimonas allomyrinae carries:
- a CDS encoding MerR family transcriptional regulator, whose translation is MTGSSARVDGAAARLDATTEPWPRGISRQATMRISDVLAALGPEFGSISHSKLRFLEEQGLIHPVRTPAGYRQYSPADVERLRFVLTEQRDSYLPLKVIKERLAAMDAGEPAPGPSPRLAGGTAVVDDGARRVWTAESVAEATGADPAFVADLLQAGLLRSGPGGRLDAGAPDVVRLAAQLAEHGIEPRHLRTLRASADRQVDLVDQLVAPRRHQQTASAQAQAATLAAEVGELLARLHATWLRRGVESLP